Within Eggerthella timonensis, the genomic segment CGACGGCTGGTACCTCGACGCCGCCTGCACGCAGCCCTTCGTCGAGGGCTCGGCCGTGCCTGAAGCGGGGCTCGCGCTGTACGGGCGCAACCGCGTAAGGGTCTCCTACGCGCCCACCGACCGAACCGTCGCCCTCTTCGCCGATCGCGAGCTGTTCGCCGACGAGGGCGGGCTTCGGCCGCTTGCGCACGGTGTCGAGCTTCCCCAAGCGCGCGAGCTGTTCTACGGCGAGCGCCTCTCGTTCGATCGAGGCGGCAGCGCGTGGTTCAAGCAGCACGACCGCATGCGCGAAGCGACCTGCGAGCCGGGAGCCTATGCGACGCCTGCAGGCGAGGGCGGCCTCGCCCGCTCGGCGCGCATCACCCGCAATACCGTCGCGTACCTGCAATGGTCGGTCCCCGTCTACGACGGCATCGCCCTGTCATAAACCTTACGCTTGAGTAATACTAACGTTTAAGTTATAGTTTTGGGAAGGAGCCGATCGCATGCCTCCGAAACCGTTCGAGATATACCGTCGATTACTCAGGGAAGGCTGGCAGGGCAACGGCTGTAAAGGATCTCATCGGAAGTTGTCGAAGGACGGAAAAAGGGTCACTGTCCCGCTCCATCGCAAAGAGTTGGCGAAGGGTACGTGGGAAAGAATTCGCAAAGATGCCGGGTGGCGTTGATCGGGCAATCGACGAGAGCGAGGTTGACATGCATTACGTGTATCCGGCTGTGTTCACCGAGAACGAATTGGGAGGCTATAGCGTTTGTTTCATCGACTTCGAAGGCGGCTACACCGACGGCGATGACATGGAAGATGCCGTCACGATGGCAGAGGAGGTCCTCTGGCTCCTCATCGACGACTACCTGCAGCTCGACAAGCCGTTGCCGAAGCCGACGTACCCGCAGGACCACGAGGGCTTGCTGGTGGCCGTTTCGGTCGACGTCGATACCGAGCGGGGAATGCTTACCACCAGGATGGCGGCCTCCATGCTCGGCGTGAGCGATGCCCGCGTGCGCCAGATGGTCGGCTCGGGCCAGCTCGCCTCCAAAAAGCAGGGCCGCGACAACTACGTGTACCTGTGGAGCGTGAAGGAGCGTTTGAGCAATCCCCCGAAACAGGGACGCCCGCGCAAAAGCGCATCCGACAATCCTGTCGGATGCGCTCCCTAGCGCGTCTCGCCTACGAGCGCTCGCGTTCGCAGGCGAGCCGGCGGTTACGCGCGGGTGGCCGCGCTCGCGGCTCCCGCGTTGCCGCCGGCTTCGTTGCTCTGCACGCGCAGGCGTCCTGCCACCAGCGCCACCGCGAAGATGGCCAGCGTGAACAGCAGCATCACGCCGATGTTCGCCAAAATGGGCAGCACCGCGTCAGATGAGGCGACGGTCAGGTCGGCTGCGCTTTGCAGCGCGCTCGTGTACCAGTACGCGGGCAGGAAGTGGGCCACCGTCTGCACGGCAGGGTCGAGCAAGTCGAAGGCGATCCAAGCGCCGCCCAGAAACGAGATGACCATGCCGAGGATGTTGCCCAGCGCGTTGCTTGCGAATTCGCCAACGCCCAGCTGGCCGAGCAGGTAGCCCACCGAAAGCGGGATCGTGGCGAACGCGAACGACGCCGCGAGCATGAGCGCAAGGCCCGTG encodes:
- a CDS encoding type II toxin-antitoxin system HicB family antitoxin — translated: MPGGVDRAIDESEVDMHYVYPAVFTENELGGYSVCFIDFEGGYTDGDDMEDAVTMAEEVLWLLIDDYLQLDKPLPKPTYPQDHEGLLVAVSVDVDTERGMLTTRMAASMLGVSDARVRQMVGSGQLASKKQGRDNYVYLWSVKERLSNPPKQGRPRKSASDNPVGCAP
- a CDS encoding type II toxin-antitoxin system HicA family toxin: MPPKPFEIYRRLLREGWQGNGCKGSHRKLSKDGKRVTVPLHRKELAKGTWERIRKDAGWR